From one Magnolia sinica isolate HGM2019 chromosome 18, MsV1, whole genome shotgun sequence genomic stretch:
- the LOC131233239 gene encoding uncharacterized protein LOC131233239 has product MAAARQKAATTLHYLIRNLQKENAKPLNRPLPSLRRAFSLYDQINLIDSVPEDQLRFQGYLDTGFTVNGVDYEGSLLIIDKLLLSWSPKRFSEVAPDSLSMFQLLRPAPEILILGCGRYIEQVDPELRRFIRSTGMKLEVLDSRNAASTFNILNEEGRMVAAAMLPYGVSS; this is encoded by the exons atggcAGCAGCGCGGCAAAAGGCAGCGACGACGCTGCATTACCTGATAAGAAACCTCCAGAAAGAAAACGCCAAGCCCCTCAATCGACCACTCCCATCCCTCag GCGCGCCTTTTCTCTCTACGATCAGATCAATCTCATCGACAGCGTTCCCGAAGACCAACTCCGATTCCAAGG gtacTTGGACACGGGATTTACGGTAAATGGCGTTGACTATGAAGGCAGCTTGCTTATCATTGACAAATTGCTCTTGTCATGGAGTCCCAAAAGATTTTCAGAGGTTGCCCCAGATAG TTTATCCATGTTCCAACTTCTGCGGCCTGCACCTG AGATTCTGATACTTGGCTGCGGACGGTACATAGAGCAAGTAGATCCTGAACTCCGACGCTTCATTCGGTCCACCGGCATGAAATTAGAAGTCCTTGACTCG AGGAATGCTGCATCAACTTTCAACATATTGAATGAGGAAGGAAGAATGGTAGCAGCTGCTATGCTCCCATATGGAGTTTCTTCGTGA